The nucleotide sequence GGATCACGCCGATCACGGCGACCAGCACCGCCCGGCCCGCGTTCGCGCCGACGATCACCAGCCGTCGATCCCAGCGGTCCATCAACGCGCCGGCGAAGGGCCCGAGCAGCGAGTAGGGCAGGAACAGCACGGTGAAGGCGCCCGCGATCGCCATCGGGTCGGCGGCCCGGTCGGGATTGAACAGCAGCGCCCCCGCCAGCGCGGCCTGGAACAACCCCTCACCGAACTGACTGGCCATGCGTACCTGCAGCAGCCGCCAGAAATCGGGCATGCTGCGCACCAGCCGCCACAGGTGGACGGGCGCACGCGCGTGCATCCGAGATCCAGTCACACAGCCAACTTCCGACGATTCGGCGCGATGGGGGATTCGACGCCTCAACCACAGTACAAATATTTGTGCGACGTCATCGTTTAACCGGGGGACACCCCTTCGGGGTGCCATGATGGTGGGGTGCCCCCGCCCGAGGACCCAGAGGACTACATCGCCCCCGCCGCCCAGCGGGTGCGTGCGGGTACGTTGCTGCTTGCCAACACGGATCTTCTCGAGCCGACGTTTCGGCGCAGCGTGATCTACATCGTCGAACACAACGACGGCGGCACGTTGGGCGTTGTGCTCAACCGTCCCAGCGAGACCGCGGTCTATAACGTGCTGCCGCAGTGGGCCAAACTGGCGACGAAGCCCAAGACGATGTTCATCGGCGGGCCGGTGAAGCGAGACGCCGCGCTGTGCCTCGCCACCCTGCGGGTGGGAGCGGACCCGGACGGTGTGCCGGGCCTGCGGCACGTGGCCGGCCGGATGGTGATGGTCGACTTGGACGCCGAACCGGATCTGATCGCGCCACTGGTCGAGGGGGTGCGCATCTTCGCCGGCTATTCCGGCTGGACCATCGGTCAGCTGGAGGGCGAAATCGAGCGCGACGATTGGATTGTGTTGTCGGCGTTGCCTTCTGACCTTCTGGTCGGTCCGAGAACCGATCTGTGGGGTCAGGTGCTGCGCCGGCAACCGCTGCCGTTGGCGTTGCTTGCCACACACCCGATCGACGTGAGCCGCAACTAGGCCACTTCCTCCAGCTGTTGGCGCCCCAGCCTGCTGGCGATCACCGAGCACACCACCAGCTGAATCTGGTGAAAAATCATCAGCGGCAACATGCTCAAACCGACTGTGGCGGAAGGGAACAACACGAGCGCCATCGGAAGTCCGGATGCCAGGCTCTTTTTCGAGCCGCAGAACAGCAGCACGATCTTGTCGCCGCGCTCGAACCCGGCCCATCCGCCGATCAACCAGGTGACGACGAGCACCACGGCGAGCAGCACGGTGGCGACGACGACGACCGTGATCAACTGCCAGCCACCGACGCTGAGCCAGATCCCCTCGATCACGCCCATCGAAAAAGCGGTGTAGACCACCAGCAGAATGGAACCGCGGTCGACCACCTTGAGCAGCGCGGCGTGCCGCGTCAACGCCGCGGCGATCCACGGCCGCGCCAACTGTCCGGCCGCGAACGGCAGCAGCAGCTGCACCACGATGTCGCCGAGCGCGCGGCCGGTGACGGGGGGCGCGCCCGGATGGTTCATCAACAGCACCACCAGCAGCGGGGTCAGCACCACACCCAGGATGTTGGACAACGAGGCGCTGACAATGGCCGCCGACACGTGACCGCGCGCGATCGAGGTGAACGCGATCGAGGACTGCACGGTGGACGGGACGAGGCACAAAAACAGTAGCCCGGCATAGAGGTCATCGGTCAGCAGCGCGGGCACCAGAGCCCAGCAGGCCAGCCCGAGGAGCGGGAAGATCACGAAGGTGGTGGCCAGCACCAGCAGGTGCAGTCGCCATTGCCGCACCCCGTGCCAGGCTTGCTGCGGCGACAACCGGGCGCCGTAGAGGAAGAACAGCACGGCGATCGCCGCTTTCGCCGCGCCGGACACGGCCTCGCCGGCCGATCCGTTGGCGGGCAGAAGGGCGGCAAGAGCCACCGTCGCCGCCAGCAACAGCAGGAAGCCGTCGACGGGAAGCGCCCGGAGCCGCCTCAAAACGACAGGGTGCGGGCTCAGTGGCAGGACAGGGTGCAGCCGGCGCAGTCGCCCGTGCAGTCCTCGGCGAGCGCTTCCCGGCGCAGCGCGAATCGGGCGCTCTGCCAGGAGCCGGCGGCCAGCGTGCCCAGGGCGCCGAGGACACACACGATCAGCACCACCAGCGCGGTATGCGCCGACGCCACCAGCGCCACCAGTCCGCCGGCGCCCAGCATGATCGCCGCCGCCAACTGCGTCGGCGCCATCGCGCGCAACGCCACCGCTGTCGTGTCGGCCGGACTGGGAGCCGGCCCGTGGGCGAGCGACCAGGTGCCGAACCCGGCCGACGCCACCGCCGCACACATGCACAGCACGCCCGCGATCAACATGGGCTCACAATACGAGTCCGGTGCGCGACCGGCGTGCCCGGCTCCGCCGGCTATCGCCGCGGATTCCGAATCAGCGAGGCGATCCCAGCAGGTTCAGGTGCAGATTCGGCAGCGGCGGCAGACCGGGCACCAACGCCGCCAGCGGGTTGGGCTGCGGTTGTTGGGCGGGCTGTTGGGCGGCCATCGGCGACGTCGCGGCCGGGGGTGCCTGCGCGGGCAACCCGACCGGAGCCGGCGTCGGCGTCGCAACCGGAGCCGGCGTGGGCGTGGCGACCGGAGCCGGCGCCGGCGCGCCCGGCACGGTCACCCGGAAGCCGTTGATGATGGCATCGGTCGCGGGGCCATCGGCCACCGCCTGCGCGGCGTCGGTGGTCACCGAGAACGAGACCAGGTACTTGTCTGGCCCCGACGTGGCGATGACGTTGCGCCGCGAGGTGTTCAGCGTCATGTCGTTCTGGCGGTAGGTGCCCTCGATGACCGTGGACGGAAACCCGCCGAAATCGGCCTGCGAGGCGTTGGTGGTCTGCCACGCGGCCAGTTGCTGGCTGTCCACGAAGCCGTGCGTGATGGCCTCGCGGGGATCGAAGTTACCGACCAGCTTGTACACCACCACCTGCGCGTTTGACGTATATATGCTGCTGCCGAGCCGGTCGGCGATGACTGCGAAGGCGTCGGGCACGTTGGGGTCCGGAACCCGGGTCCAGCGCGGCGGGACCGGCAGGGTGATGTCCAGAGCCTTGAACCCGTCGGGCTTCTGCGCCACCAGCTTCACGCCCTTGGACTGCAGGTAGTCGCGCAGCGTGCCGGTCACCGGGGTGGTCACCGTCGGCGGCAGCGGGGCCGCCGCGGCGGCGTTACCGGGAGCGGCCGAGGCGCCCGGGTAGGACGCCGTCGGGGGAACGACGGCGCTGTTGCCGGTCGCGACCGGGGACGCGGGGGCCACGGGGGCCACGGGGGCCGCCGCCTGCACCCTGGGCACCGCGGGAGCGGGGGGTGTGGGAACCAGCGGATCCGCCGACGCGGTGGCGCCCGCGAACGCGGTGACACCGATCACCCCGGCGACCAGACCCCCACCGAGTACCCGCCATGTACGGGCAATCTCAATCATCTGCGTCGACCCTTCCGAAATGTCGGGCGTCAGCGCCCGAAGCTCGCTAGAGGCTGAATGTAACTAGTGGTCAGACGCGGTGGACAGGCTTGCAATAGACCTGGGATGAAGCTCTGATCTTGCGCAACGGAACCGAGATCAACCTGTGCCCGACGGCTGCGGCGCGTCGCCCTTATACCCTGTGTGACGTGACCGAACCTGTTCAGTTGGACTCCGATGCGCCGCCCTTCCGCTACACGGCGGAGCTGGCGAGCCGCATCGAGAGCAGCTGGCAGCAGAACTGGGCCCGGCTGGGCACGTTCCACGTGCCCAACCCGGTCGGCGACCTGGCTCCGACGGATGGTGCCGGGGTGCCCCCCGACAAGTTGTTCGTCCAGGACATGTTTCCCTATCCCTCGGGCGACGGCCTGCACGTCGGGCACCCGCTGGGCTACATCGCGACCGACGTCTACGCGCGGTACTTCCGGATGAACGGCCGTAATGTGCTGCACGCGTTGGGGTTCGACGCCTTCGGGCTGCCGGCCGAGCAGTACGCCGTGCAGACCGGCACCCATCCGCGCACCAGGACCGAAGCCAACATCGAAAACTTCCGCCGCCAACTGGGCCGGCTCGGGCTGGGCCACGACAGCCGGCGAAGCTTCTCGACCACCGATGCCGATTTCTACAAGTGGACCCAATGGATCTTCCTGCAGATCTACAACGCGTGGTTTGACCGCGAGGCCGGCAAGGCCCGCCCGATCGCCGAGCTGATCGCCGAATACGATTCCGGGGCACGCCAACTCGAGGACGGGCGGGACTGGGCCACGCTGTCGGTGGGCGAGCGGGCCGACGTCATCGACGGCCATCGGTTGGTGTATCGGGCGGACTCCATGGTGAACTGGTGCCCGGGCCTGGGCACGGTGCTGGCCAACGAGGAAGTCACCGCCGACGGCCGCAGTGACCGCGGCAACTTCCCGGTGTTCCGGAAACGGTTGCGGCAGTGGATGATGCGCATCACGGCCTATTCCGACCGGCTGCTCGACGACCTCGACCTGCTGGATTGGCCGGAGCAGGTCAAAACCATGCAACGCAACTGGATCGGTCGCTCCACCGGCGCGACGGCGCTGTTTGCGGCCACCACTGCGCACGGGCAGGTCGATATCGACGTGTTCACCACCCGGCCCGACACCCTGTTCGGTGCCACCTACCTGGTGCTGGCCCCCGAACACGACCTGGTCGACGAGTTGGTCGCCACCGCGTGGCCGGACGGCACCGACCCGCACTGGACCTACGGCGCCGCCACGCCGGGCGAGGCCGTCGCGGCCTACCGCCGGGCGATCGCGGCCAAATCAGACCTGGAACGGCAGGAAAGCAAGGAAAAGACCGGCGTCTTTCTGGGCAGCTACGCGACCAACCCGGCCAACGACAAACCCGTCCCGATCTTCATCGCCGACTACGTCTTGGCCGGGTATGGCACCGGGGCGATCATGGCGGTACCCGGCCATGACCAGCGGGACTGGGACTTCGCCCACGAATTTCACCTGCCGGTTCTGGAAGTGATTGCCGGCGGCGATATTTCGGAGGCCGCACACACCGGCGACGGCGCGCTGGTGAACTCCGATTACCTCGACGGAATGAACGTCGAGGAGGCCAAGGCAGCCATCACCGCGCGCCTGGAAGCCGAGGGGCGCGGCCGGGCCCGCATCGAATTCAGGCTGCGTGACTGGCTTTTCGCGCGGCAACGGTATTGGGGCGAACCGTTTCCCATTGTCTATGACGAGGACGAGCGCCCGCATGCCCTCGCCGGGTCCGCACTGCCCGTTGAACTGCCCGACGTGGCCGACTATTCGCCGGTGTTGTTCGATCCCGACGACGCCGACAGCGAACCATCGCCGCCGCTGGCCAAGGCGACCGACTGGGTGCACGTGGAGTTGGATCTGGGCGACGGCCTGAAGCCCTACAGCCGCGACACCAACGTGATGCCGCAGTGGGCCGGCAGCTCGTGGTACGAACTGCGTTACACCGATCCGCACAACTCAGACCGGTTCTGTGCCAAGGAAAACGAGGCGTACTGGATGGGCCCGCGGCCGGCCGAGCACGGCCCGAACGATCCCGGCGGTGTCGACCTGTACGTCGGCGGGGCCGAGCACGCGGTGCTGCACCTGCTGTACGCGCGGTTCTGGCACAAGGTGTTATACGACCTCGGTCACGTCAGTTCCGCCGAGCCGTTCCGCAGGCTGGTCAATCAGGGCTACATTCAGGCCTTTGCGTACACCGATGCCCGCGGGTCCTATGTACCGGCCGCCGAGGTGATCGAGCGCGGCGACCGGTTCTTCTACCCGGGGCCCGACGGCGAGATCGAGGTCTTTCAGGAATTCGGGAAAATCGGTAAGAGCCTGAAGAATTCGATCTCCCCCGACGAGATCTGCGATGCCTACGGTGCGGACACGCTGCGGGTGTACGAGATGTCGATGGGGCCGTTGGAGGCCTCCCGTCCGTGGGCCACCAAGGATGTCGTGGGCGCGCACCGTTTTCTGCAGCGGGTATGGCGGTTGGCGATCGACGAGCAGACCGGCGAAGCCAGCGTGGTCGATGCACCCAGCCTGGACACCAACACCCTGCGCGCGTTGCACCGCACCATCGCCGGAGTCGCCGAAGACTATGCCGCACTGCGCAATAACACCGCAGCGGCCAAGCTGATCGAGTACACCAACCACCTCACCAAAAAGTACCGGGACTCGGCGCCCCGCGCGGCGGTCGAGCCGCTGGTGCTCATGGTGGCGCCGCTGGCGCCGCATCTGGCCGAGGAACTGTGGCTGCGGCTGGGCCACACCACCGCGCTGGCGCACGGTCCGTTTCCGGAGGCCGATCCCGCCTATCTCGTCGACGACACGGTCGAATACCCGGTGCAGGTCAACGGCAAGGTGCGGGGGCGGGTCACCGTCGCCGCCGACGCCGACGACGACGCCGTGAAAGCCGCCGCCCTGGCCGACGAGAAGGTGCAGGCGTTTTTGGCCGGGGCCGAGCCACGCAAGGTGATCGTGGTCGCCGGCCGGTTGGTGAACTTGGTCGTCTAGCGCCGGCCCGGCCGGATGACAACCTCGTGCACGTGGCCGTCGGGTGGGGTAGCCACCGCGTGGGCGACCGCCTCGGCGACGGTTTCGGGCCGCAAGAACTTGGTGGGGTCGTACTCGCCGCCCTCGAATGCGATGAGTTCACGCTGCATAGCGGTGTCGGTGCGGCCGGGATACACCGTGGTGACCCGCAGGTCGGGCTCGTCGTCGCGCAGGGAGTCGGCGAACGCGCGCAACGCGAACTTGCTCGCCGAATACGAAGCCATGCCCGGCGATACGGTGCGTCCTGCGCCGGAGTTGATGAACACCACGTGGCCTCGGCCGCTGCGCAGCGCCGGCAGCAGCGCCAGTGTAAGCGCCACCGCTCCAAGGACATTGACATCGAAGGTGGCGCGCCATTCGTCGACATGCGAATCGCCGACGCGGCCGGGGAGCGATACCCCCGCGTTGTGCACCAGCACCGCGAGTTCGTCGACGACTTCACAGCTGGCCTCGATGGTGTCCAGGTCGCTCAGATCCAGCGGGAAAGTGGTCGCTCCGAGCCGTTCCGCGACGGCATCGAGCCGGGCAGACGGCCGGCCGCCCAGCAGCAAGGTGTGCGTCGGGGCCAGCGCCGCGGCGATCGCCGAGCCGATACCACCGCCAGCGCCGGTGATGAGTGCAGTTGGCATGCAGCCAGCTTACTGGCCGGCTTACTGGCGTTGCGAATCTTATTGAGTGGCAGGAGCTTTCAAGCGCGCTTCACCCGAGCAGCCCAGCCGCTCCAGCGGGGCCAGCGCCTTCATCAGCGTGTTCAGGTCCGATTCGGGCAGTTGACTGAGCATAGCGGCCAACGCCGCGCGCCGGTTGGCCAGCGATTCGCCGTGCACCGCCCGCCCGCGCGGGGTGATGTCGACCAGCACGGCCCGCAGGTCGGAGGGGTCGCGCGAGCGTTTCACCAGACCGATCTTTTCCAGCCGACGGATCGCCACGGTGGTGGTGGGGGTCCGCACCCGTTCGTGCGCCGCCAGGTCCGTCATCCGGATGGGGCCCTGATCGAGCAACGTAACCAGGATGGAAAGCTGCGCCAGCGTCAAATCATTGGCCGCAGCCGACGCGCTGGGGTCGCCGCGCCGCAGGATGGAGAACAGCTTGGACAGCGCACGGTGCAGGCCCTCGGCAAGCTCGGTCACCTCGCGCCCAGTGGGTTCGCTGTCCGCCATAAGTCGGCAGTCTAACCCGACACGCGCGGTGCGGAAGGGACCTATCGGCGCCTAGTTCTAGATCGTCAAAGCACTTGGGACAAAAACCGCTGCAACCGCTCGGTCTGCGCGTCCTCGAAGATCTGCTCGGGAGGGCCGGATTCGAGGACCTTGCCCTGATCCATGAAAACGACGGTGTCTGACGCCGAGCGGGCGAAGCCCATTTCGTGCGTGACAACGATCATCGTCATGCCGTCCCGACCCAGGTCGGCGATGAGCTGCAGCACTCCCTTGACCAATTCGGGGTCCAGCGCTGAGGTCGCCTCGTCGAAGAGCATCACTTGCGGCGCCAGTGCCAGGGCGCGTGCGATCGCCACCCGTTGTTGTTGGCCCCCCGACAGCATCCCCGGGCGGGCACCGGCCTTGTGCTTGAGGCCAACTCGGTCGAGTTGCGCCAGCGCGAGATCGCGGGCCGCGTCCGACGACAGTCCGAGCAACTTGCGCGGCGCCAGCGCGACGTTCTTCATGATGCTCAGATGCGGGAACAGGTTGAAATGCTGAAACACCATGCCGATGCGTTGCCGCAGTGCGTCGGGATCGTCACCGAGCACCGAATGTCCGTCCAGCAGAATGTCGCCGCTATCGGGCTCGTGCAAGCGGTTCAGCGTACGAAGCAGCGTGGACTTCCCCGATCCGGAAGGTCCGACGATGGCGGCGGTGCTGCCGGCGGCAATGTCGATATCGACGCCGCGCAGCACCTGCGTGCCACCGAGGGTCTGGTGAATGTCCTTGGCCGCCAACGACACTGACGCGCGGCCAGTCAGACCCGTCGTCATGTCATCTCCTGGAAGGTCGGCGTGACCAGATCCGTGTCATCGGGCGTGCCGCCCGAGCGGCCGCTCCGCAACCGCGCATCGATGTAGTTGACCAAGTGTGTCAACGGGATGGTCAGCACCAGATAGAAGAGCCCGGCGGCCACCAGCGGAGACAGGTTTCCGGTCTGTGCGTTGAGGTCGCGGCCAACCTGGAACAGCTCGCGCTGCTGGGCGATCAGGCCGAGGAAATACACCAGCGCGGAGGCCTTCAACAACGAGATCGCCTGATTGACCAACGCGGGCAGCACCCGCCGGATACCCTGCGGGATCACCACCAGTCGCATCGCCGACGAGTAGCTGAACCCGAGGGCACGTGCGGCCTCCAGCTGGCCGGCGTCCACGCTTTGAATGCCGGCTCGCAGAATCTCACCGATATACGCGGCAGCCATGCAGCCCAGCGCCAGGATGCCCAGCGGGTAGGGATTGTTGTGCGTCAGTCCGCCCACCAGCGGCCCGATTCCCATGCCGATGATGAGGATGATCACCACTTCGGGAAGCCCGCGGAAGATATCGGTGTAGATCCGCGCGGGCCAGCGCAGCCAGCGGGAATGAGAACTGCCGGCCATTGCGAGGACCATGCCGAGCAACAGCCCGATGACGAGCGCGCTGTTGGTCAGAATCATGGTGTTCGGAAGGCCCACGGTGAGCAACATCGGGATGGCCTCTTTGTACAAGTCCCAATCGAAGAAGGAATCGCGCAGCTGCGCGAACGTGGACTTGGGCGCCGACGGGCCCACCGGCTTGTGGTGGTGGCTCGCGGCGATCGCGGCGAAGTTGGGCAGTGCCGGCGCTGGAGCGGCGAGGGATCCGGGTTTCCAGCCACTCGGCAGGGTTCGTGGCACCCATTCGGAATACAGGTGTGCCCAGGTGCCGTCGGCGATCACGGCATCCAGTCCGGAGTTCAGGGCGTCGACCAACGGCTGGTTGCCGGGACCCACCGCATAGGCGACGAAGTTGCCCAGGCTAAAGGTGTTCGCCACCACCACCGCCGGGTCACCTGGCCGAATCACGTTGGCCGCCAACGTTCCCGGGGCCACCCAGGCATCGATCTGACGCGTTTTGAGGCTGGCGTACACGGTGGCGAAGCCGGGATACTTCACCGGTTGCAGATGCAGAATGTCGACGACGTAGGACTCCTCGACGGTGCCCTGGACGACGCCGATGCGCTGCCCGGCCCGGAGATCGGTGAACTTCGTGATCGCCGAGCCGGGCGGGACCACCAGCGAGTAGTAGCCGAAGTCGTAGCCGTTGGTGAACGCCACCGTGCGGCGCCTGGCGTCGGTGGCCTTGACCGCCGCCGAGCCGACGTCGAAGCGCCCGGACGCCACTTGGGCGAGCAGGGCCGAAAAATCCGTGCTGATGAAGCGGACTTGCAGGCCCAGCTTGCCGGCGATGGCGAGCAACAGCTGATTGTCGAAGCCACTGAATTGGCCGGTGGGGGTGACGCAGATGTTCGGCGGCGCGTCCGACAGGGTGCCGACGGTCAGCACCCCCGGCGTGCCCAAGCCGAGCGTGTCGATGTGCACCGAGCTCAGCGGTTCGACCGTGGGCGTGGTGTGTTCGTCGTCGTGACCCATGGCGCCGGTTTCGGTGAGGTTTTTCGGCAACACGGTGGCGCTGTTCACTCCGGCGGGCGCGCATTGGTTGCGGTCGGCGGACGCGGGTGCAGCCAATGAGGCTGACGCCGAGCCGAACACGATAAATACGGTCGCGGCTACTGCCAGTAGCCGGCGACGGCGCGAAGCGGGCGGGCCCACGCACGAACTCATCACCGCATACGGTATCGAGCCGCCGGCAAACTCGCTTGTTCTACAACGCGATCGATGGCTCGGCGAGGACCGCATCGGCGGTCGCGGGCACCCGGAGCGGGTCGGGGATTTCGATCTCCGCCGACTCCGGTGGGGTGAACACTCGGCGCCGAAACAGCTCGGCCAGCATCATCTCCGCCATTCGGCGCGAGCGGCCGACGCAAGCTGCCTGCGCGCCTTGCGGGTCGCGACGGTGGATCGCGGTGTTTTCTTCTTCGTAGAACGGCAGCATGTCGTCCCGGCTGTTTTGGTGGGTCATCCAGAACATGCGGGGGATGAGAGCTTGCGAGGCACGGATCGTGGCGTGCAGGCGCGGTCCGGCGTACTCGTCGTTGACGGTGGATCGATATTCGGACGCGATGTCGACGAAGGCCCGTGGTTCCCGTGCGTTGCGCAGCGCCCGCATCAGCGCATCGAGCTCGCCGAGGATCCGCGGTGTCGGGTTGGCAGCCGCGCGCGCCGACGCAATCCCGTTGAGCAAGCCGTCGAGTTCATGGTGCTCGAGGACGGTGGCTTCGTCGAAGCGTTCGACGAACGCGCCCCGGTGGTAGCGGGTGGACACGATGCCGTCGTGCTCGAGTTGGACCAAAGCTTCTTGAATGGGGACGCGG is from Mycobacterium conspicuum and encodes:
- the leuS gene encoding leucine--tRNA ligase → MCDVTEPVQLDSDAPPFRYTAELASRIESSWQQNWARLGTFHVPNPVGDLAPTDGAGVPPDKLFVQDMFPYPSGDGLHVGHPLGYIATDVYARYFRMNGRNVLHALGFDAFGLPAEQYAVQTGTHPRTRTEANIENFRRQLGRLGLGHDSRRSFSTTDADFYKWTQWIFLQIYNAWFDREAGKARPIAELIAEYDSGARQLEDGRDWATLSVGERADVIDGHRLVYRADSMVNWCPGLGTVLANEEVTADGRSDRGNFPVFRKRLRQWMMRITAYSDRLLDDLDLLDWPEQVKTMQRNWIGRSTGATALFAATTAHGQVDIDVFTTRPDTLFGATYLVLAPEHDLVDELVATAWPDGTDPHWTYGAATPGEAVAAYRRAIAAKSDLERQESKEKTGVFLGSYATNPANDKPVPIFIADYVLAGYGTGAIMAVPGHDQRDWDFAHEFHLPVLEVIAGGDISEAAHTGDGALVNSDYLDGMNVEEAKAAITARLEAEGRGRARIEFRLRDWLFARQRYWGEPFPIVYDEDERPHALAGSALPVELPDVADYSPVLFDPDDADSEPSPPLAKATDWVHVELDLGDGLKPYSRDTNVMPQWAGSSWYELRYTDPHNSDRFCAKENEAYWMGPRPAEHGPNDPGGVDLYVGGAEHAVLHLLYARFWHKVLYDLGHVSSAEPFRRLVNQGYIQAFAYTDARGSYVPAAEVIERGDRFFYPGPDGEIEVFQEFGKIGKSLKNSISPDEICDAYGADTLRVYEMSMGPLEASRPWATKDVVGAHRFLQRVWRLAIDEQTGEASVVDAPSLDTNTLRALHRTIAGVAEDYAALRNNTAAAKLIEYTNHLTKKYRDSAPRAAVEPLVLMVAPLAPHLAEELWLRLGHTTALAHGPFPEADPAYLVDDTVEYPVQVNGKVRGRVTVAADADDDAVKAAALADEKVQAFLAGAEPRKVIVVAGRLVNLVV
- a CDS encoding YqgE/AlgH family protein; this encodes MPPPEDPEDYIAPAAQRVRAGTLLLANTDLLEPTFRRSVIYIVEHNDGGTLGVVLNRPSETAVYNVLPQWAKLATKPKTMFIGGPVKRDAALCLATLRVGADPDGVPGLRHVAGRMVMVDLDAEPDLIAPLVEGVRIFAGYSGWTIGQLEGEIERDDWIVLSALPSDLLVGPRTDLWGQVLRRQPLPLALLATHPIDVSRN
- a CDS encoding GntR family transcriptional regulator; protein product: MPKKYGVKEKDQVVSHILNLVLTGKLRSGDRVDRNEIAHGLGVSRVPIQEALVQLEHDGIVSTRYHRGAFVERFDEATVLEHHELDGLLNGIASARAAANPTPRILGELDALMRALRNAREPRAFVDIASEYRSTVNDEYAGPRLHATIRASQALIPRMFWMTHQNSRDDMLPFYEEENTAIHRRDPQGAQAACVGRSRRMAEMMLAELFRRRVFTPPESAEIEIPDPLRVPATADAVLAEPSIAL
- a CDS encoding LpqN/LpqT family lipoprotein, producing the protein MIEIARTWRVLGGGLVAGVIGVTAFAGATASADPLVPTPPAPAVPRVQAAAPVAPVAPASPVATGNSAVVPPTASYPGASAAPGNAAAAAPLPPTVTTPVTGTLRDYLQSKGVKLVAQKPDGFKALDITLPVPPRWTRVPDPNVPDAFAVIADRLGSSIYTSNAQVVVYKLVGNFDPREAITHGFVDSQQLAAWQTTNASQADFGGFPSTVIEGTYRQNDMTLNTSRRNVIATSGPDKYLVSFSVTTDAAQAVADGPATDAIINGFRVTVPGAPAPAPVATPTPAPVATPTPAPVGLPAQAPPAATSPMAAQQPAQQPQPNPLAALVPGLPPLPNLHLNLLGSPR
- a CDS encoding amino acid ABC transporter ATP-binding protein, translating into MTTGLTGRASVSLAAKDIHQTLGGTQVLRGVDIDIAAGSTAAIVGPSGSGKSTLLRTLNRLHEPDSGDILLDGHSVLGDDPDALRQRIGMVFQHFNLFPHLSIMKNVALAPRKLLGLSSDAARDLALAQLDRVGLKHKAGARPGMLSGGQQQRVAIARALALAPQVMLFDEATSALDPELVKGVLQLIADLGRDGMTMIVVTHEMGFARSASDTVVFMDQGKVLESGPPEQIFEDAQTERLQRFLSQVL
- a CDS encoding ABC transporter substrate-binding protein/permease, yielding MSSCVGPPASRRRRLLAVAATVFIVFGSASASLAAPASADRNQCAPAGVNSATVLPKNLTETGAMGHDDEHTTPTVEPLSSVHIDTLGLGTPGVLTVGTLSDAPPNICVTPTGQFSGFDNQLLLAIAGKLGLQVRFISTDFSALLAQVASGRFDVGSAAVKATDARRRTVAFTNGYDFGYYSLVVPPGSAITKFTDLRAGQRIGVVQGTVEESYVVDILHLQPVKYPGFATVYASLKTRQIDAWVAPGTLAANVIRPGDPAVVVANTFSLGNFVAYAVGPGNQPLVDALNSGLDAVIADGTWAHLYSEWVPRTLPSGWKPGSLAAPAPALPNFAAIAASHHHKPVGPSAPKSTFAQLRDSFFDWDLYKEAIPMLLTVGLPNTMILTNSALVIGLLLGMVLAMAGSSHSRWLRWPARIYTDIFRGLPEVVIILIIGMGIGPLVGGLTHNNPYPLGILALGCMAAAYIGEILRAGIQSVDAGQLEAARALGFSYSSAMRLVVIPQGIRRVLPALVNQAISLLKASALVYFLGLIAQQRELFQVGRDLNAQTGNLSPLVAAGLFYLVLTIPLTHLVNYIDARLRSGRSGGTPDDTDLVTPTFQEMT
- a CDS encoding bile acid:sodium symporter family protein, with the protein product MRRLRALPVDGFLLLLAATVALAALLPANGSAGEAVSGAAKAAIAVLFFLYGARLSPQQAWHGVRQWRLHLLVLATTFVIFPLLGLACWALVPALLTDDLYAGLLFLCLVPSTVQSSIAFTSIARGHVSAAIVSASLSNILGVVLTPLLVVLLMNHPGAPPVTGRALGDIVVQLLLPFAAGQLARPWIAAALTRHAALLKVVDRGSILLVVYTAFSMGVIEGIWLSVGGWQLITVVVVATVLLAVVLVVTWLIGGWAGFERGDKIVLLFCGSKKSLASGLPMALVLFPSATVGLSMLPLMIFHQIQLVVCSVIASRLGRQQLEEVA
- a CDS encoding MarR family winged helix-turn-helix transcriptional regulator; this encodes MADSEPTGREVTELAEGLHRALSKLFSILRRGDPSASAAANDLTLAQLSILVTLLDQGPIRMTDLAAHERVRTPTTTVAIRRLEKIGLVKRSRDPSDLRAVLVDITPRGRAVHGESLANRRAALAAMLSQLPESDLNTLMKALAPLERLGCSGEARLKAPATQ
- a CDS encoding SDR family oxidoreductase, with translation MPTALITGAGGGIGSAIAAALAPTHTLLLGGRPSARLDAVAERLGATTFPLDLSDLDTIEASCEVVDELAVLVHNAGVSLPGRVGDSHVDEWRATFDVNVLGAVALTLALLPALRSGRGHVVFINSGAGRTVSPGMASYSASKFALRAFADSLRDDEPDLRVTTVYPGRTDTAMQRELIAFEGGEYDPTKFLRPETVAEAVAHAVATPPDGHVHEVVIRPGRR